TGCACGAGGGAAACCCGCAGCCACTGAGGAACCGGGCGAGGCTGCACCCCTTGTGGGAGAATTATTCCAAACTGTATCCTAAGCGAAAGACGCGAAGTACCCCCACTCGTGGCCTGTGATGCTCCTTTTGTGCAAAGTGAACAAATAAACATGCAGACGTGCGTGCACAGGCAGGCAAACCCTTGATGTCGGCAGCTTCTGGGCAGATTTATTTACATGGCATATACCCTTTCGCATTGTTTGAACctgcattttcttctgtgttcaaTTTTAAAAGCCTCCCCTCCCAAACGCATACGCAGCTGCTGATGGTTGATCGCGTACTAAAAGCTCGCCAAGCATCAGGGACACAACCTTGAATGACACTGCTCACATCCTCCGGGAGCTTTCGGacacagtgattctcaaaaggACTGCCTTTTACCACCACACGCGTGGAATCTGCGCTGAGGCTTCCAACAGTGAGACACACGTGAACACGGGGAAGCCGCCTCCTACACACTTGCTCAGTTGACAGCGGCTTTCAAAGGCTTGCCTGACTCCCAGCTTTCTCAAGGCACATCCTGACACGAGCAGTTCATCTGCTTCTCCTCTCCCGAGGGGGAGTCTTAGAAATACAGCAGCGGCAACTCGAACAGCGGTGACGAGGAAGAGCCCCGGGACTCTGCCTCTCCAAGTGGTGCAACAAGGTCTTCAACAACCTGGCAGGAGAAGGGCCTCCTGAGGTCGTCGGGGTGTGTGCAGAGACGCAAGCATGGAACCAGGAAATCAGTGAAGACAAATTTGGAACTGAAGAGCTTAGCCTGCATAGAGCCACATTATGATTACATGTGTTAAGAGTTTGCTGAACAAAAATGCCCAATTAGTCTGGCCTCTAAAGGACTTCATAGAAAATACACCTCTAGAAACCAGCTGTCAAAGGGCTATGGCATCACTACAAAACCACGGTAATCAAGGCAGTGCGGTGCTGGTGCGGGGGTGAACACGCAGATCAACGGCCAGGACGGaggtccagaaacagaccctctGTCAAACGCAATCAATTCACGTGCAACTAAAAGGCAGCAAGACAATTCAGCAGAAGtcagtctttccaacaaatgatGCAAGGacagctggacagccacatggaagagaatgaagctggactcctacctcacaccatatacaaagaagaactctaaatggatgaaagactgaatttataaaagctaaaaccataaaactcttagaagaaacacAGGTGTAAATCTTTGGACCTTTTCTTAGCTATGTCACCAAAACCTactacaacaacaaaataaattggacatcatcaaaattaaaagcttttgtgtttcaaaggacaccatGAAGTGAAAATACAACACACACAGAACGGGAGGTAAAATTTACAAATCATCTTATAAGGGACTCGTATCTAGTATATGTAAAGAACCCCAGCAACTcagtaataaagataaataagtaaagactcgatttaaaaatgagcaaaggacctgaatgaacacttctccaaagaagatatacaagtggtCAACACACACAAGGTAAGATGCTtgacatcattagccatcaggggaATGCAGATCAAGACTACACGAAGATACCAactcacacccactaggatggttgTAATCAAAGGCAGGTAGTATTAAAGAGGacgtggagaaattagaactctcaTACGTTGTAAAATGGtgctgccactttggaaaatagtttgtcagttcctcaaaaggcGAAacacagttaccatatgacccagcaattcaactGCTAAGGTATATATATCCAAGAAGAAAttaatgtccacacaaaaacgtgTAAACAAAAGTTCAAGAAGCAACATGTCTTGTAACatagccaaaagtggaaacaacacaaatacccatcaactgatgaatggataaataaaaggtgGTCCATCCACAATGGAAGGTTACTCAGgaataagaaggaatgaagtactggtaCATGCAACATggacgaaccttgaaaacattaggctaagtggaagaagctggtcacaaaagaccacatattgtctaattctgtttccagaaatgtccagaacaggcaattctagagacagaaagtagattagtagctGCCGACGTGCTGGGgaactggggaggaagggggtgtaggaaaaaacaaagaatgtgTGCTGACACGTACAGACTTTCTTTCCAGGGTGAAGTCTTATAAAATCAGCTGTggggatggctgcacaactctgtcaGTATAAAAACCACTGCCTTGTACACTTTAGATAGATGATTTATATGGTACACAAATTGCATCTCAAtaaaattgctattaaaaaaaaaagagctaggcCAGGACAAACAGCTACCTGAGGCATGCTGCTGTTGCTCTGTACATTTAGAAAGGTGACATTACAATTCCAGACCCTTAACCAAGCTTTAAAGTGCTGAAATGCTTCTTACACAGAAGGTATTAACCTCTTGTCTGGTCCTATTTTAATCCATCATTTTTGGAACAATCAAtaccaattaaaaaatttctgaaacaattcaccttttatttaaatagagtCACATTTGAAAATCAAGGTTATATAGTTTAAAAGCATCTGACCTGGGTTTTGGATTAGGACCAAGGAGACGGATAGTCTGTTGTCAGTAGAAACTTGCTCCAGGCCcagatgagaaaaaggaacacaaacTAATTGTTTTCACCAACTTCCCAGTAAACATCAAATTTTACCAAATAATGTGTTTTGTAAAACGATTCTGTACATGAAACAAACcgggttttattttaaaaggcagtgaGTCTGAGAGCTGCTCCACAATCCAGCCCAGCCACCAGGTGAAATACCCGTTTGTGTATCACACAGCGCAGGCCAGCAGCAGCCTCACCCCTGTGCTGCGGGCGCCGATGAACCCCGAGTCACTGTGTCCACCTCACCCTGCAAGTAGAAGTATCACTTCTAAGAGAAATCACCTTTTCTTCCCGTCACACCCTGCCTTCAGGGTGTCCAGTGTCCAGTGTTCAGAGACTTTAGTCACGGACTCCTTCAACTAAGCCTTTCCTCAGAGAAGGATGAAGAAAACAGGCTCCTTTGCCACCACTGAACAGTCCTGCTTCCTGAACCTTGTGTAAACGCCGGGGAGGGAGTGAGCCAGGTAGGGGTCCTGGTACCGCCCATCTACCCTGCGCGCCCCTCCCGGGGggggctcctccctgcctctccccccacctcGCCCTCCGGGGGACCATCTCCAGACGACTCTCCAGACGTGCCTCCAGCTTCCCTCCTCGTGGAGTCGCCCACCTCATCCCCCGTCCTGGGAGGCACTGCTTTCCTGTCACCTCCATCCAGTCCTTCCTTGCTTGAGTCTTACTCCTCCTCGCAGACCCAGCGGAGAAGCTCAACGCTCCACGCAGCCCTTCCTGACCTCCCCGACCTTCGGGAAGGCTTGTAAACTCGGCGACCCGGCAGAGCCAGCAGCAGTCCGCTCTCACCATGGCTCGGACAGCGAACACAGAGGACACAGGGCTGCCCCTGCAAGAACTGAAGGTCTTTCTGGGCAAGGCCTGGAAGGTCTTAAGAGATTACAGCCATCACTTATTAAACATATTCATCTGCTTCTAagttaaataaacaattttaatgcAAACATTCAATAGGGCATCTTTCCCATCGCTCCCAAGATTTCGGCTCTTTCTGCTGCTGTAGGCATGGGCGGCTTCACCCCACTCTGTCTTCGCTGGAGCATGATAGAATGCTGCGTGtgcacagaaaagagaagaaatcgCAGTCAGTGACGCACTAAATGCTACCCATTGGCCAGCAATCTGCTGTTGCTTCTTCAAAAACGGAATACAAGAACACCAcgtttaagaaaaattaaaaatgaattctagGACTCCAGATAATGTCTTCAGACTATAAACCAATTAAATAGACGTGACTATTCCCGTAGGAAGGACCTGTTAACCGGGATGGGACAAATCGTTTAATTCCAAGAGCACAAAGTACAGCACACCGAGAGGAGCTACCAAGTAACCGCCAGATGAAGCCAGCAGGAAACACCACAGAGGGAGAGGAACAGACGTGGCATGCCAGTGTCCCGGAGAAAGGGACCACAGGCGGCAACGGGAGGGGTAGCCTGGGTCGTGCTGTACAGGGCAGGGCACCCATTCTGTTCACCTCCAGAAGCCTAAAATCAGAACAAGGGTATCGTTTTAGGGCTGCAGGTACTTGTACACGTCGGAAGACCCACGTCTGTCAGAGCTGCATCCTTACCCGCGGGAGTAGGGCAAGGCGGCTAACAAGCGCTCCCAAGGGTCCTTTAGGGCACGCTGAGGTTAAGTCAAAGAGCTCAAGGCTCCTCTGCCATCACTGAGAGAGCAGTGTGGGCACTGACGAGTTGCAGGCTCCAGCTTCGAGCCTCAGAGACGAGCCCTAACATCAGGGCACCTGGGCTGGGCTTACCCAGAACTTGCGGCAGCTTCTGTACTTCAGGAAGTAAGCGGAGCACCTCTCCTTGTCATAGTTATTCTCGTCCATACATCTGGTGGAAGCATCGGACTCCTTAAATATGTAAGACAGGTGTCATTTAAGAGGTGGAAAggcatcttaaaaaaaggacagacTTCTGAAGCTGCTTCCCCCCCACCAGAACAGGTAATTTCAATGAATAGAAATAGAATTATCTTTCCAACTATCCCAGCATTCATTCTGCTTGAAGCAGACatcttccttttcatagtctGGGTCAGTTTTCCGAACATCTGATCACAGGAATTTGAGCTGAAGCACTGACTGGCTCACCTAACCCAGTACCAGTTAACAAAGGCAAGGTGTGCTGAGCTCGACATCACCACCGCGCGGCGAGAGGCAGAACCTGGTCTCCCGACTCGCAGAGCagccctccgcctcctcctcctccaagttCCCGCTTGGACTTGAATGTTTGATGTTAAGCTGGTTTCAAGATCCTAAGTTAAGTCACTAATGACTGGTCTACATCAAGGTAACTTAAATTAACGACATTCATCTCACTGTATTTTTGGCTGTCACTCACTCCACTACACAAGTTTATACACTATTATGCAAGCAATTTTAATAGCTATCATTAATATCACTTCAAAACCAGAGTGAGCAACACAGGGCTGTGAGTTCCGAGGAGGGCAGCTGCCATTTGCGAGTCACATGTAAGGTCTCTGAGCTGGAAGAAGACTGGATAATTAATTTCAAAGTGAGAGACATGATTCTCAGATGCCATCTACAGGGAAGCCTTAAACAAATGGGTAGATAATTTGCTTCACAGATCTAAGAAACATGGTCTATCTAAAGAGacttaataaagctgttaaaacaGATTTCACATACAGAACGAAACTAATGTTCTATgccaaatatttaatgaatgtgtGTCTCGGGAAAATGCACATAGGATCGGGGAATATGCTTTTCACAGAACCTGTCTGATAACTGCATTGTTCAAGGATGACAATGCCACAAAGTACTGTGAATCATATCAAATAAATGCCAATAAAAGCGTACTATTACAACCAAATATTTCAGTTTATAATTCCTTTCTGAAAACCTTTAGGATTTAAATAGGCTAATTCTGTTATCAGCCCCTTACTCTCCGACAGGTTGCCTCAAGGATGTGATGAAATTATTGCTatcaaaacagaaatttcagTGACAGTTTAAAAATACCTACTTTCCCACTAAAGATTTTCCTCAGTGTTACATACACATGCCtaatgttacagtgaaaactaaacaCTTGTATATTACACAAATCAGGGGAACTTAAAAGAGATGCTAGCTGAatcatgaacattttaaaacGCTCTAGCGAAATAAGGATACACTGACCAGAAACATTTTTTGTAcagaaataactttatttaaGGACTGCAGAAAACAGATGCCCATGCAATCAGAAGCCTGTTCCAACTTAACACTCATGACAATTAAGAGCAAACCACCTTACCGACAAGCAAGGGTTTACGTCGGGATCTCTCAGCttctgtgtgaccatgggcatcCTGACAGTCTTCTTACTGCAGGCAGATGTTGAGGAAAGAGTTACATGGTGGGGTGACAGAAAATGTGTCCGCAAATCTCATTAGCTCCGATAGTACTTGAGCACTTAATTTTGGCATAATGATTATCCAGTGAGGAACTTCACGTACCCTCTGTATTTTCAGAATAAAGACTTTATAAGTTTCTCCTTTGCATTGTCTTGTGTCTCAGCACAAAGGCCATATTTAAATTACTTACGTCCATTTACAGAAATTTGATTACAATGTCCAGAAGAAAGACAGTTCAgctaaaattcagttttattttattcctatttctaAAGGTTAAGCAATTAAATGTattaacaaaaccaaagaatGTGGCATGCATTCTAATGATGACTTCCTTACTACAAGTGTGGAATAATTTAGTACAACCCACCTTTAGCAAAAACATTTGCTACCTTAAGTACCTGAATGTCTACTCCAAGGCCAGCCCTAGAGTGGCCAATATGCCAGAAAACCAAGTTATTGCTTGGCtgacattttgaaaagttaaaaagagaaatctgaaactTAACTTCCAGTGGTATCCGCTATTTAATTGATACTTCCCTGGGCTGAAAGAAGTCAGGGATTGCTACTGTGGTTCACTAATCTTCCAACGAAAGCCCTACACAGATGCAGCTTTTATACCAGAAGCTTTTAGACCACGGTTCTCTAAGAGCCAACTGGTGATTCCAAGTCAAGTCCCGTACTCACACAACAGGTATATATATACCCCAGGACAACGCTCTCTACAGCGGAGTTAACTGAAATTGGTATGACTATTATCTTCAAAGATATGGTATagagagaaactaaaagaaaaaatttaaaaaaaagtcaactgttactattttaaaaataattttttgtttcaatATGTTAGTATACTCTCAGTGAGCAGCCCACAGATATTTTAATCCTCTGCACTAAGCGTAAGGTGCTTCCTACTGAACTCTTCCGGCTTAGCTGCCTTTTACCTAAAGATCAAAGGAGAAGCCAGCAAACAACGCAGTATGATCTACCCAACACCACTGAATAAAAAACTGTCCCTGTGACCAGACAGAGGCCAGAATTTTTGTACGAAATGGTTTCTCCTTCCTTGCTCAAGGTCAGACCATCCCCAAATATCAGTcttgttaaaagaaataaagtacatTCAGGAAAAACAATCAAACCCCACAAGCTCCTGAAAAGTGAAGAGATTCTGAGTCAAGAGTCATCTAGTTCAGCTTCTCTCTCTAGGGAAAGATGAGGCTCAAGGAGATAACCTTTGCaaagaaggatggaaaagagTCTAACCATTCTGGTGTCCTTTACTTTTAGTACCCACTAAATAACCCTTTGATGAGTTCCCTCGAGCAATACATGAGTACGCCTAGCTAACAGAAACCTCTTGGCAAAAAGGAAATTCCACATGTTCAACTACATCTGGGAGCTTCCTCCTCTCCTGAATTACAATTCTTTTGCAGGCTTGACTTCTTCTTAAGAGAGATGACAACGCTACGTAGTTCACAGCCTTCTTTTTTTACATCTGCCCTACGCTGTGAAAACACAGAATTCTGCTTAGCTGCTCATATTCCTTGGATATAATTTCAGCAAGGATCAGATGCAGAGAAAACTCAGGTGGTCTGCCTTACATCAGAGTATTGTACTTTGCATTTTATCATCATCAGTcaggaattctttaaaaataacacctaGGTAACATCACGTATGCCCAATCAGGTTTGCGATAGTTTATtcacatttcatttcctttcccctctgggtTCTAAACACAAGTCAGACTAACTTCCGAAGGTCACCCTGCGTGCATCCTCATGCAGTAActggaaatggagaggaaaagTCAATGCACAGGAGGAGCGGGGCCGGAGGGAAGCCCGAGGGTTCCGCTGGACAGACCTTACCTACCTGCGTTCTAAAGGTACTGAACAAACGTTACCAAGCTCTACTATCAGAGGACaatcaaaaagaaatcaaaggttTGAGGGAAGGGCCGCAAAAGCACAGCACATTGGAGGAACAGCTTGAAAATCTTTCCTAAAAGGCAACCTGCTTAGAAAAGTATTTCTTGGTTCCCCTTTCAGTGGTTCACGTCCCCACTCTCCAGCAGCTTtgcaggggaagggggaagggagcgCTGAACATGTCCATGCCCCCGTGCGGGTCTCGGCAGAGACAAGGGGCTGCGGCTCTCCTCAAACCCAGAGGCAACTGTCGGGAAACTACAACGCGTCCTGCGAGGCCCGAGAGCCTTTAACGCATTGCTGGGTGCAGACAAGCAGGGTCAGGAAGTCGGGgtggcactgtgtgtgtgtgtgggggggggtagCGGCGCGGAGGTCGAGCGGAGACCCTGGAGAGATGCGAGCCCCAGGCCTCGCCGCCTTCCGCGGGGCTGCCGGTGTGCCAACGGTGGACAGCGGGCACAGGTGAGCACACCTTGCTTCGACCTTCGACGGTGCTGTGAAGGGCAGAGAGCGAGGAAGCCGCAGGAAACTGGGGGCAGGGGTAGCAATTACGCCCCAAAGGTTGAGAAGGAGGGTGAAGGAAGAACTGGGGATGCCCGGGCTCGGGGCACCTTCCTCGCCCCCGGCCCGAACAGACCCGGGTCGCGGGGAGGAGGTGCCACGAGAAAGGGCCTGCGCCGAGGCGAGGCCTGGTAGAAGCGGCTTCACGCGGAAGAGGCGGACTCGGGCCCCGCGGCGGCCCGCGCGCGCCCCTCGCTCCCCGCATCCCTGCAGCCGCCGCGGAGGGAAGGGCGGGGGAAACCACTCACCTCGGGCGGCCGCTCCGCCAGCACCCAGGCCGACTCCAGCTCCAAACACGTCAATGGCTCACGCAGCTGGACCTTAAGTAGCGCGCATCCCAACGTGCTGCCCCCGCTCCCCGGCGGCCGCCCGGCCAATCGACGCACGCTGCCTCCTGACTGACAGTAGAACCGGGCCTTGcgcggcgggggcgggcgggCCTCGCCCCGCCCACAGCCGGCGGGAGGAGGGccgaggagggaggagtgggcggggcggggcacgcggcccccgcccccggccccgccccgccgcgccccCGGAGCCGCGGCCCGCCTCTTAACACTTCGGCTTGACGGGCGGCGACACAGGCCAATCGGCGGGCGcagccccggcggcggcggcgcccagTGGCCGGCCCCAGGGCGGAGCGCGCGGGGGGCGGGCGCAGCggcgggcgggggcagggggcgggccgGCGAGAGGCGGGGGCGGCGGCCGAGCAGCCGGGGGAGGCGGCGGTGGGCGCGAcgtcggcggcggcggcggcggcggcggcggcggcagttGCAAGTTGGGCTGCAGGGGCAGCGCATACACTACAATGGCTGCTGGAAAGAGGCGTAAGGAAACAATTTCCAGGCCCGCCGCGTCCAGCccgaaatatgagaaaaaaattattagaaattccGCGGGCGGTGTAAAGGCGGCGGACGGGCCGGAGGGAGGATGTTAAAGCCCCGCGGTGAGTTCTCCCGGGGTCCGGGGCGGCGGAGAGGCGTTTAGCGGGAGAAATATCAGGGTTATTTAAATTATGGGACTAGCCGAGGGGGCAGAggagcagcggcggcggcaggaggAGGAAAAGTTTGTGCTACTCTCAGCCCCTGCTCAGGACCCCAgaggggaaaataataataaaaaataaaataaaataattcggCGGGGGTGTGAGGACTCCCGAAGTCGCTCCTGACAGGGCAGGGGGCGATGCGGCTGGAGACCCGAAGGTGAGGtcggtgggaaaaaaaaaaaaccctttattcAGGGTCTGGAAAGTTTGAAaagttttcctcctcctcctcctcctcctctctggtgCTGTGAATATTGTGacagcggcagcggcagcagcgaGAGCGGAAGACATTAGAGACCCGAAAAATCagggaaaaattaatataaattcgGTTTTGAGAGTAAACTCTCCGCATTTTCCACCAAAACATCCCGGGGGAAGGTCGCTCCCCAAAGGGCCTGGCGGAAACCCGCAGTCGGCAATATTTGGGGGGCACTTTGAGTGACTTGGGGTAACTTTGCCCCTTTTTCaaaagaggtttttctttttgggggaaaTGAATTTGTTTTTGCCCTTTCCTCAGGTGGGCGAGCCGGGGTCGGGGTGCGGGGTCTGCGGGGCGGTGTGAGCCCTGGGTGTGTGGccgcggg
This is a stretch of genomic DNA from Camelus ferus isolate YT-003-E chromosome 29, BCGSAC_Cfer_1.0, whole genome shotgun sequence. It encodes these proteins:
- the CHCHD7 gene encoding coiled-coil-helix-coiled-coil-helix domain-containing protein 7 isoform X3, with product MPMVTQKLRDPDVNPCLSESDASTRCMDENNYDKERCSAYFLKYRSCRKFWHSIMLQRRQSGVKPPMPTAAERAEILGAMGKMPY
- the CHCHD7 gene encoding coiled-coil-helix-coiled-coil-helix domain-containing protein 7 isoform X2: MPMVTQKLRDPDVNPCLSESDASTRCMDENNYDKERCSAYFLKYRSCRKFWKSLRDMSLKCEMLYSEKETGKETTRKSAWDQLRFRRQS
- the CHCHD7 gene encoding coiled-coil-helix-coiled-coil-helix domain-containing protein 7 isoform X1 is translated as MPMVTQKLRDPDVNPCLSESDASTRCMDENNYDKERCSAYFLKYRSCRKFWKKSLRDMSLKCEMLYSEKETGKETTRKSAWDQLRFRRQS